One window from the genome of Nicotiana tomentosiformis chromosome 5, ASM39032v3, whole genome shotgun sequence encodes:
- the LOC138892009 gene encoding uncharacterized protein: MGANIVEDRKRKKAYGPKSNPSKKRFNGNCYNCGKAGHRSADCRAPKKDKKKGQANMVEKHEDIDDLCAMLSECNLVGNSKEWWIDSGATRHVCTFREAFATYALVGPEETLSMENSATAKIKGSGKIFMKMAPLPERHKGC, encoded by the coding sequence atgggagcaaacattgttgaggatagaaagaggaagaaggcttatgGACCAAAaagcaacccaagcaagaagcggttcaacggaaattgctacaactgtggaaaagCTGGACACAGATCTGCAGATtgtcgtgctccaaagaaagacaagaagaagggtcaagcaaacatggttgaaaagcaTGAAGATATCgatgacttgtgtgctatgctTTCTGAATGCAACCTGGTAGGAAATtctaaggagtggtggattgattctggagccactcgccatgtttgtacttttagagaagcatttgctacttatgctcttgTTGGACCCGAAGAGACGCTTTCTATGGAAAATTCTGCAACGGCAAAAATTAAAGGATCTGGAAAGATATTTATGAAAATGGCTCCATTGCCCGAACGCCACAAGGGCTGTTAA